In the Desulfosporosinus acidiphilus SJ4 genome, AGCTCATCGGTATCCAACATTTCATCCGAGCCTCTCAAATAAAACCCTTGACCTTGATTTAAAATCGCCCTGCGCTCAGGTTTGGCCAGGAATAAGTTTACTTCTCCCCCCAGGGGCTGAATTTGGGCCTGAAACCCAAGATCCACCCAAGCCTTTGTTCTTTGAGTGAGTGCTTCCCGTACATCAACGTATATTTTTATGATCTGTTCATACATTGGAGCCGCTAATTGTTTGAATTCCGGCAACATTGGATCAAAAAATATAAGTCCCCATCGTTTAAGCAGCCATTGTAGTGTTAAAGCAAACCATTGAGTCAAATTCTCAGCTTGTTCATGAAATTGACGACAATGCTGGAGTACGTATTTTTTAAATTCGCCTTCCGGCAAATCGAAAAGCTGCTGCTCAATAGTATCCCAGGCCGGAACTGGCTGATGTCCCACTGATCTCCCTCCGCCATCACCCGGAAGGCTGCAAGAAATAATCTTATCTTCAGAATTAAGAAAGAACGTCTTATGTATTTCTAACCAATCGTGGTCTTCGCCGGCTATCCAAAAGATAGGTACCACGGGCCGTCCCAGTTTTTTTCGCTGCTCTTCAGCAAGCCGAATGACAGTTATGGCTTTAAATAAGGTATATAGAGGCCCGGTTAGCACCCCCGCTTGCTGGCCGGTAAGGACTGCTAATGTTTCCTTATGTCTCAGCTCTTCAATCATCAGAAATGTTTCTCTGTTTGCTCCCAAACCCTCGTGATATTTTTTCAGGATATCTGCCAGCCGTTCTCGCTCATAATTCCTTGAATCCAAATAGTAAGCACGCTGCTCGAAGCTTTCCTGAAGCTTGGGATCTCCGCCGGGAAAAAATAAAGCCACTTGTTCAAAACAAGTAGCCATAGTATGCATTGGATCTCTCATTGTTATCCTCCCCCCGCTACCTATCCGGTACACGAGGTATTTTATCACGCATGCAAGGAAATCGCAATTCTGCCGGGCTGCCCCTTGCGGACTCGCCCAATGACCGCCGCTGCAGGCGTCTGAGCAGTCGCTAACTGTCTCAGCAAAGGACTCAGATGTTCTTCAGGAACCGCAA is a window encoding:
- the bshC gene encoding bacillithiol biosynthesis cysteine-adding enzyme BshC is translated as MRDPMHTMATCFEQVALFFPGGDPKLQESFEQRAYYLDSRNYERERLADILKKYHEGLGANRETFLMIEELRHKETLAVLTGQQAGVLTGPLYTLFKAITVIRLAEEQRKKLGRPVVPIFWIAGEDHDWLEIHKTFFLNSEDKIISCSLPGDGGGRSVGHQPVPAWDTIEQQLFDLPEGEFKKYVLQHCRQFHEQAENLTQWFALTLQWLLKRWGLIFFDPMLPEFKQLAAPMYEQIIKIYVDVREALTQRTKAWVDLGFQAQIQPLGGEVNLFLAKPERRAILNQGQGFYLRGSDEMLDTDELNALLRKSPGMFSPNVVTRPVVQEFLFPTLAYVPGPGELNYWAQLGQVFSTFGFNMPILFPRFSGVILTPSWQKTLNREGLTLRDVYQGLEAHKERCLRDQDSLEIDNRLQCLRAAIEKGYKELEPLEKIHSNVHELLTRNEEKVGYQIEYLRKKLWQAQRKKYGSVLNRLQKLEAGIAPNKERQERVLNPLYFVVLYGEGFIERIAELPLTGDFQEQVILL